A single genomic interval of Helianthus annuus cultivar XRQ/B chromosome 13, HanXRQr2.0-SUNRISE, whole genome shotgun sequence harbors:
- the LOC118485738 gene encoding uncharacterized protein LOC118485738, with protein sequence MGSRQVITVRLEGMGHGAHEKLVNDYFSDAPLYNAEIFRRRFRMSRRLFTHIADDLAGLDPFFTQRPDTRGYEGLSTLQRCTAAIRQVAYGTVADALHEYLQMSARTTRECLYQFCHNVVKLYSKKYLRKPNAYDVQQLYQAYEA encoded by the exons ATGGGATCTAGGCAAGTGATCACGGTTAGACTAGAGGGTATGGGGCACG GAGCGCACGAGAAATTGGTGAACGATTATTTTTCGGATGCACCCCTTTACAATGCCGAGATTTTCAGACGCAGGTTCCGAATGAGTCGCCGGTTATTCACACACATTGCTGATGATTTGGCGGGGCTAGACCCGTTTTTCACGCAACGACCCGATACTCGTGGTTATGAAGGGTTAAGCACGTTACAAAGGTGTACTGCGGCCATTCGCCAAGTGGCGTATGGGACAGTGGCCGACGCTTTGCACGAGTACTTACAAATGTCGGCAAGAACTACGCGGGAATGTTTGTATCAGTTTTGCCATAATGTGGTGAAACTATATAGCAAAAAATATTTGCGGAAACCAAACGCGTATGATGTTCAACAGTTGTACCAAGCTTATGAAGCATGA